One window of Arthrobacter oryzae genomic DNA carries:
- a CDS encoding class E sortase, with product MVLLEKETTAAVPARGVGVLRKLIQVVGELLITVGVILLLFVAWQLWWTNVESDAKQGEAIRNFAQELGGPPAPAASGAPDAAASGPADYGPPKVAEAPGHGQTIGIMYIPRFGADYTRPIVQGTSTDVLDTLGLGHYRDTAMPGATGNFAVAGHRQTHGAVLDNIHTLVPGDKIYVQTRDGFYVYVFRNIQIVLPSATDVLLPVPTQPAARPTEAYLTMTSCNPRFGSQERIIAYSLLDHWQPASAGPPAEIAAQVAKALGKG from the coding sequence GTGGTGTTGCTGGAGAAGGAGACGACCGCCGCCGTGCCGGCACGCGGCGTCGGCGTTCTCCGGAAACTCATCCAGGTTGTTGGCGAGCTCCTGATCACGGTGGGAGTCATCCTGCTCCTGTTCGTCGCATGGCAGCTTTGGTGGACCAACGTGGAGTCCGATGCGAAGCAGGGCGAAGCCATCAGGAACTTCGCCCAGGAACTGGGCGGACCCCCGGCTCCCGCAGCATCCGGCGCCCCGGACGCGGCCGCATCCGGTCCTGCCGACTACGGTCCGCCGAAGGTCGCCGAAGCGCCAGGGCACGGCCAGACCATTGGCATTATGTATATCCCCCGTTTTGGCGCGGACTACACCCGGCCCATCGTGCAGGGAACCTCAACGGACGTCCTGGACACGCTGGGCCTGGGCCATTACCGCGACACCGCGATGCCCGGGGCAACCGGAAACTTCGCCGTGGCAGGTCACCGCCAGACGCACGGAGCCGTGCTGGACAACATCCACACACTGGTTCCCGGGGACAAAATCTACGTCCAGACCAGGGACGGATTCTACGTCTACGTCTTCCGGAACATCCAGATTGTGCTGCCCTCGGCCACCGATGTGCTGCTTCCCGTGCCCACCCAACCTGCCGCCCGGCCCACGGAGGCCTACCTCACCATGACGAGCTGCAATCCGCGTTTCGGATCGCAGGAACGCATCATTGCATACTCCCTCCTGGATCACTGGCAGCCCGCGTCGGCGGGGCCCCCTGCTGAAATTGCGGCCCAGGTGGCCAAAGCACTCGGGAAGGGCTGA
- a CDS encoding aminodeoxychorismate/anthranilate synthase component II, which yields MSTKILVVDNYDSFVYTLVGYLQELGAETTVVRNDDVTLAEAIEMAEARDGVLISPGPGTPAEAGVCIDLIKWCGSHDKPMFGVCLGHQALAEAYGATVTHAPELMHGKTSLVEHEGANVFAGLPSPVTATRYHSLAAVRETIPDILEITAQTANGVIMGLRHRTAPLCGVQFHPESVLTEGGYQMLGNWLESLGMAGAAERAAKLSPLIQH from the coding sequence ATGAGCACCAAGATCCTGGTCGTAGACAACTACGACAGCTTTGTTTACACCCTGGTGGGATACCTCCAGGAGCTCGGCGCCGAGACGACAGTGGTCCGCAACGACGACGTAACGCTCGCCGAGGCGATCGAGATGGCGGAAGCGCGCGACGGCGTCCTCATCTCGCCGGGGCCCGGCACCCCCGCGGAGGCCGGCGTCTGCATCGACCTGATCAAATGGTGCGGCAGCCATGACAAGCCGATGTTCGGCGTCTGCCTGGGGCACCAGGCCCTGGCTGAGGCGTATGGCGCCACGGTGACGCACGCCCCTGAACTGATGCACGGCAAAACGTCACTGGTGGAGCATGAAGGAGCCAACGTCTTCGCCGGACTCCCCTCCCCCGTAACGGCCACGCGTTACCACTCGCTGGCGGCTGTCCGGGAAACCATCCCCGACATCCTGGAGATCACCGCACAGACGGCCAACGGCGTCATCATGGGCCTGAGGCACCGGACAGCACCGCTCTGCGGCGTCCAGTTCCATCCGGAGTCCGTGCTCACGGAGGGCGGTTACCAGATGCTCGGCAACTGGCTGGAATCCCTCGGCATGGCGGGAGCAGCCGAACGGGCAGCCAAGCTGAGCCCGCTCATCCAGCACTAA
- a CDS encoding immune inhibitor A domain-containing protein, which translates to MRKTKIAVAGVAGVVLGMLSIQAPAAAAPPVDDGSTGSAAAVRQDNRPGPRTKELVERRKAAIDKVAKGQAKANDEGVVQLAPDKFAEIETVKQDKIFTILAEFGDQSSGRYGTATGPLHNTIAKPDRSVDNTTLWTSDFSPAYYEELFNGSGESMKGYYEAVSNKAYSVTNTVTDWVKVPNNGSFYGDNATEDTGGAWAFVRDSGNAWWDSQVAAGKTPAEIDAYLAQFDVWDRYDFNNNGNFDEPDGYIDHFQAVHAGEGEEGGGGALGEDAIWSHRWYAFGNQFGSTGPDGNLAGGTRIGSSKYWLGDYTTEPENGGVGVFAHEFGHDLGLPDFYDTSGAATNSTAFWTLMSSGSWLGHGSAANEGIGTTPGLMGPEEKRFLGWLDHSEVELGTSGDFVLNPSQLQVDGKDQAVRVNLPDKTTTTSYTVPSSGTTAWWTGSADNLNDSLTHAVPAQSRVTVTANAWYDIEANYDYLYGEYSTDGGNTWQSAGRPLSGSAAWGQVRYSYDAGGLESLFRFRYQTDGGVHNPGAFIDDVKISAGKTVILSDDVESGAGKWTAEEPWQLSTGSVTKTTPQYYLVENREYVGFDATLAEGPYAFTRGISAPNWVDFFKYQNGMLVWYIDESYADNNVSAHPGAGLALPVDARPAPFKWSDGTMPGNSRQPFDATFGLEATDPLCIAKEVQSGTKRTQAVSSLDACAVSSAAISVFKDIDPLAYYSADNPYGSVKVAGHGVEISVTSDAGSDLGIRVVNPARK; encoded by the coding sequence GTGAGGAAAACCAAAATTGCCGTGGCCGGCGTGGCGGGGGTCGTTCTCGGGATGCTCAGCATCCAGGCCCCTGCCGCAGCCGCACCGCCTGTGGACGACGGGTCAACAGGATCCGCCGCCGCAGTGAGGCAGGACAACCGTCCCGGACCGCGGACGAAGGAGCTTGTCGAACGGCGCAAGGCCGCCATCGACAAGGTGGCCAAGGGACAGGCAAAGGCAAATGATGAGGGCGTGGTCCAGCTGGCGCCGGACAAGTTCGCTGAAATCGAGACCGTCAAGCAGGACAAGATCTTCACCATCCTGGCCGAGTTCGGCGACCAGAGCTCGGGCCGCTACGGCACAGCAACAGGCCCGCTGCACAACACGATCGCCAAGCCGGACCGTTCCGTGGACAACACCACGCTGTGGACCAGCGATTTCAGCCCCGCGTACTACGAAGAACTCTTCAACGGCAGCGGCGAATCGATGAAGGGCTACTACGAGGCCGTTTCCAACAAGGCGTACTCGGTAACCAACACCGTAACGGACTGGGTCAAGGTGCCCAACAACGGGTCCTTCTATGGGGACAACGCCACTGAGGACACCGGCGGTGCGTGGGCTTTTGTCCGGGATTCCGGCAACGCCTGGTGGGATTCCCAGGTGGCGGCCGGCAAAACCCCGGCCGAAATTGACGCGTATCTTGCACAGTTCGATGTGTGGGACCGCTACGACTTCAACAACAACGGCAACTTCGACGAGCCGGACGGCTACATCGACCACTTCCAGGCAGTCCATGCCGGTGAGGGTGAGGAAGGCGGGGGCGGTGCCCTGGGCGAGGACGCGATCTGGTCCCACCGCTGGTATGCCTTCGGTAACCAGTTCGGTTCCACCGGCCCTGACGGAAACCTTGCCGGCGGAACCCGGATCGGTTCCTCGAAGTACTGGCTGGGCGACTACACGACCGAACCCGAAAACGGCGGAGTGGGCGTCTTCGCCCACGAGTTCGGCCACGACCTGGGACTGCCGGACTTCTACGACACTTCCGGCGCTGCCACCAACAGCACGGCCTTCTGGACCCTCATGAGTTCAGGGTCCTGGCTGGGCCACGGTTCCGCCGCCAACGAAGGAATCGGCACCACCCCTGGCCTGATGGGACCCGAAGAGAAACGCTTCCTGGGCTGGCTGGACCACAGTGAGGTCGAGCTCGGCACGAGCGGCGACTTCGTCCTGAACCCGTCGCAGCTCCAGGTTGACGGTAAGGACCAGGCCGTCCGGGTCAACCTGCCGGATAAGACCACCACCACCAGCTACACGGTCCCCTCCTCGGGCACCACCGCGTGGTGGACCGGCAGCGCGGACAACCTTAATGATTCCCTGACCCACGCCGTCCCGGCTCAGTCGCGGGTGACCGTCACGGCGAACGCCTGGTACGACATCGAGGCAAACTACGACTACCTCTACGGTGAATACTCCACGGACGGCGGCAACACCTGGCAGTCCGCCGGACGTCCGCTCAGCGGATCGGCAGCCTGGGGCCAGGTGCGCTACTCCTATGACGCGGGCGGCCTCGAGTCACTCTTCCGTTTCAGGTACCAGACGGACGGCGGCGTCCACAACCCGGGCGCGTTCATCGACGACGTAAAGATTTCGGCCGGAAAAACCGTCATCCTCAGCGACGACGTCGAATCCGGCGCCGGGAAGTGGACCGCCGAAGAGCCGTGGCAGCTGAGCACCGGCTCCGTAACGAAAACCACCCCGCAGTACTACCTCGTGGAGAACCGCGAATACGTGGGTTTTGACGCCACGCTGGCGGAAGGGCCGTACGCCTTCACCAGGGGCATCAGCGCCCCGAACTGGGTGGACTTCTTCAAGTACCAGAACGGCATGCTGGTGTGGTATATCGACGAGTCGTACGCGGACAACAACGTTTCGGCCCACCCCGGTGCCGGCCTGGCGCTGCCGGTGGATGCCCGGCCCGCACCCTTCAAGTGGTCCGACGGCACCATGCCGGGCAACAGCCGCCAGCCGTTCGACGCCACCTTCGGACTGGAAGCAACGGATCCGCTGTGCATCGCCAAGGAAGTGCAGTCCGGCACAAAGCGCACCCAGGCGGTCAGCTCACTGGACGCCTGCGCCGTGAGCAGCGCAGCGATCAGTGTCTTCAAGGACATTGACCCGCTGGCTTACTACAGTGCGGACAACCCCTACGGAAGCGTCAAGGTCGCAGGCCACGGCGTGGAGATTTCCGTAACGTCCGACGCCGGTTCCGACCTTGGGATCCGCGTGGTCAACCCGGCCCGGAAATGA
- a CDS encoding cell division protein CrgA, giving the protein MPESKPRKRNAAAEKPASASQAYKPNAVWFKPVMFGLMIIGLLWIITFYISEGALPVREWESWNIVAGFGIAIAGFLMTTRWRS; this is encoded by the coding sequence GTGCCCGAGTCAAAGCCACGAAAGAGGAACGCCGCAGCTGAAAAGCCGGCTTCTGCATCGCAGGCCTACAAGCCCAACGCCGTGTGGTTCAAGCCCGTCATGTTCGGCCTGATGATCATCGGCCTGCTGTGGATCATCACCTTCTACATCAGCGAGGGCGCCCTCCCTGTCAGGGAATGGGAATCCTGGAACATCGTGGCCGGGTTCGGTATTGCGATTGCAGGCTTCCTGATGACCACCCGCTGGCGTTCCTGA